A genome region from Scleropages formosus chromosome 6, fSclFor1.1, whole genome shotgun sequence includes the following:
- the LOC108932287 gene encoding uncharacterized protein LOC108932287 isoform X2, whose amino-acid sequence MSTYSQKHCVFQPACLARVCLVLYVCTLISSYHQGMAFILHPSERELEPSVSSDAEMPTFKTNRCQGEPLQAIKQMLLKELNLKQEPEVFMPELARFRELWKAAFIATAHSSSQEAKVEATSMLESPEITNHSNHTGLQCCQLTSQVFIKDLGWENWIVYPESFTYVQCRACNPHTDLPVSSCRPNTAHELNTPPECTWPASVTASQTPSPPFLHNTE is encoded by the exons ATGTCCACATATAGCCAAAAGCACTGTGTCTTTCAGCCTGCCTGCCTAGCCCGGGTGTGCTTGGTGCTATACGTATGCACTTTAATCTCCAGCTATCACCAGGGAATGGCATTCATCCTTCATCCCTCTGAAAGAGAGCTTGAGCCGTCAGTCTCCTCTGATGCCGAAATGCCTACTTTCAAGACGAACAG ATGCCAAGGTGAGCCGCTGCAGGCCATCAAGCAAATGCTCCTGAAGGAGCTGAACCTGAAGCAGGAACCTGAGGTGTTCATGCCCGAGCTGGCCAGGTTCAGAGAGCTGTGGAAGGCAGCGTTCATTGCCACCGCCCACAGCTCGTCCCAGGAGGCCAAGG TAGAGGCAACCTCTATGCTGGAATCCCCTGAGATCACCAACCACAGCAACCACACAGGACTTCAGTGCTGTCAGTTGACCTCACAGGTCTTTATCAAAG ATCTGGGTTGGGAGAACTGGATTGTCTACCCTGAGAGTTTCACCTATGTGCAGTGTAGAGCATGCAACCCCCACACAGATTTACCTGTCTCGTCGTGTAGACCAAACACTGCCCATGAACTGAACACCCCCCCTGAG TGCACCTGGCCCGCGAGTGTCACTGCAAGCCAGACACCAAGTCCTCCCTTCCTGCACAACACTGAGTGA
- the LOC108932287 gene encoding growth/differentiation factor 6-like isoform X3 — MAFILHPSERELEPSVSSDAEMPTFKTNRCQGEPLQAIKQMLLKELNLKQEPEVFMPELARFRELWKAAFIATAHSSSQEAKVEATSMLESPEITNHSNHTGLQCCQLTSQVFIKDLGWENWIVYPESFTYVQCRACNPHTDLPVSSCRPNTAHELNTPPECCQPTTHKLVPFLYVDEFNSLVISTVHLARECHCKPDTKSSLPAQH, encoded by the exons ATGGCATTCATCCTTCATCCCTCTGAAAGAGAGCTTGAGCCGTCAGTCTCCTCTGATGCCGAAATGCCTACTTTCAAGACGAACAG ATGCCAAGGTGAGCCGCTGCAGGCCATCAAGCAAATGCTCCTGAAGGAGCTGAACCTGAAGCAGGAACCTGAGGTGTTCATGCCCGAGCTGGCCAGGTTCAGAGAGCTGTGGAAGGCAGCGTTCATTGCCACCGCCCACAGCTCGTCCCAGGAGGCCAAGG TAGAGGCAACCTCTATGCTGGAATCCCCTGAGATCACCAACCACAGCAACCACACAGGACTTCAGTGCTGTCAGTTGACCTCACAGGTCTTTATCAAAG ATCTGGGTTGGGAGAACTGGATTGTCTACCCTGAGAGTTTCACCTATGTGCAGTGTAGAGCATGCAACCCCCACACAGATTTACCTGTCTCGTCGTGTAGACCAAACACTGCCCATGAACTGAACACCCCCCCTGAG TGTTGCCAGCCAACTACCCACAAGTTGGTGCCCTTCCTCTACGTGGATGAATTCAACTCCCTGGTTATCTCCACAGTGCACCTGGCCCGCGAGTGTCACTGCAAGCCAGACACCAAGTCCTCCCTTCCTGCACAACACTGA
- the LOC108932287 gene encoding growth/differentiation factor 6-B-like isoform X1, which produces MSTYSQKHCVFQPACLARVCLVLYVCTLISSYHQGMAFILHPSERELEPSVSSDAEMPTFKTNRCQGEPLQAIKQMLLKELNLKQEPEVFMPELARFRELWKAAFIATAHSSSQEAKVEATSMLESPEITNHSNHTGLQCCQLTSQVFIKDLGWENWIVYPESFTYVQCRACNPHTDLPVSSCRPNTAHELNTPPECCQPTTHKLVPFLYVDEFNSLVISTVHLARECHCKPDTKSSLPAQH; this is translated from the exons ATGTCCACATATAGCCAAAAGCACTGTGTCTTTCAGCCTGCCTGCCTAGCCCGGGTGTGCTTGGTGCTATACGTATGCACTTTAATCTCCAGCTATCACCAGGGAATGGCATTCATCCTTCATCCCTCTGAAAGAGAGCTTGAGCCGTCAGTCTCCTCTGATGCCGAAATGCCTACTTTCAAGACGAACAG ATGCCAAGGTGAGCCGCTGCAGGCCATCAAGCAAATGCTCCTGAAGGAGCTGAACCTGAAGCAGGAACCTGAGGTGTTCATGCCCGAGCTGGCCAGGTTCAGAGAGCTGTGGAAGGCAGCGTTCATTGCCACCGCCCACAGCTCGTCCCAGGAGGCCAAGG TAGAGGCAACCTCTATGCTGGAATCCCCTGAGATCACCAACCACAGCAACCACACAGGACTTCAGTGCTGTCAGTTGACCTCACAGGTCTTTATCAAAG ATCTGGGTTGGGAGAACTGGATTGTCTACCCTGAGAGTTTCACCTATGTGCAGTGTAGAGCATGCAACCCCCACACAGATTTACCTGTCTCGTCGTGTAGACCAAACACTGCCCATGAACTGAACACCCCCCCTGAG TGTTGCCAGCCAACTACCCACAAGTTGGTGCCCTTCCTCTACGTGGATGAATTCAACTCCCTGGTTATCTCCACAGTGCACCTGGCCCGCGAGTGTCACTGCAAGCCAGACACCAAGTCCTCCCTTCCTGCACAACACTGA
- the ppef2b gene encoding serine/threonine-protein phosphatase with EF-hands 2, whose protein sequence is MGCGATKSNELQLKKYQRGSIGVPAMRAALLIQRWYRQYVARLEMRRRCTWHIFQSIEYAGEQDQIKLYNFFGYLMDHFTPANSERNLISHIFRENEICRDIEWERYFCYKNIEVPELYSGPHLSFPLTVSNVADLVEAFKNKQQLHTRYVLQLLLESWKLLRMLPNINQVSTCQTKEITICGDLHGHLEDLLLVFYKNGMPSVEKSYVFNGDFVDRGKDSIEILLILFAFMLLYPNNVHLNRGNHEDYIVNLRYGFTKEVLGKYRLHGKKILKLLQKIFSWLPLATVIDQKVLILHGGISDTTDLNIIAQADRHKYVSTLRPPKRRWVASGGNSTAGRHKVNGRMDNSLQRHCSLAYNSPLRSRYNFQSRSMQNFSSKVNLAVEEELKEQRRMAGLSQSYHDLRSSLSSDSDSDNYETYEDDSNEWKQIVDMLWSDPMPQDGCIPNEVRGGGCYWGPDVTEKVLRRHNLQLLIRSHECKQEGYEFCHNRKVLTIFSASNYYEVGSNRGAYIRLGPDLVPHFIQYQANRSTRELTLRQSVGETERSALRALREQLFAHKSDLLYAFQDYDTDNTGWISLKHWATAVEAVLRLGLPWRVLRSQLVTTTQDGMLDYQGWLRELPITEPKTELVQQSLLETMYKQRSNLETIFRIIDSDHSGLISFEEFRQTWKLLSSHLKMEISDEAILDMAVSIDFNKDGSIDINEFMEAFRLVDRTMNLPSEPNHTKTDE, encoded by the exons ATGGGATGTGGAGCCACAAAATCAAATgaactgcagctgaaaaaaTACCAGAGAG GGAGCATTGGAGTTCCAG CGATGAGGGCTGCCCTCTTGATCCAGAGGTGGTACCGTCAGTACGTGGCCCGTTTGGAGATGAGACGAAGGTGTACATGGCACATCTTCCAGTCAATTGAATATGCAGGAGAGCAAGACCAGATTAAG ctttacaatttttttggcTACCTCATGGATCACTTCACACCAGCCAACAGTGAAA GAAACTTGATCTCCCACATCTTCAGGGAAAATGAGATCTGCCGTGACATAGAATGGGAGCGCTACTTCTGCTACAAGAACATAGAAGTACCAGAGCTGTATTCCGGACCTCACCTCAGTTTTCCTCTCACTGTCAGCAATGTGGCTGACTTGGTGGAAGCCTTCAAGAACAAGCAA CAGCTCCACACACGATAtgtcctccagcttcttctgGAGAGCTGGAAATTACTCAGAATGCTGCCGAATATAAACCAGGTCTCCACCTGCCAAACCAAAGAAATCACCATCTGCG gaGACTTGCATGGACATCTTGAGGACTTGCTACTAGTATTTTATAAG AATGGAATGCCATCGGTGGAGAAATCATATGTCTTTAATGGTGACTTTGTGGATCGGGGCAAAGACTCTATTGAGATTCTGCTCATCCTTTTTGCATTCATGCTGCTGTATCCCAACAACGTTCATCTGAACCGAGGAAACCACGAGGACTACATTGTCAACCTGAG gtATGGCTTCACCAAGGAGGTGTTGGGAAAATATAGG ctACATGGCAAGAAGATTCTGAAGCTACTTCAGAAGATCTTCAGTTGGTTGCCACTCGCAACAGTGATTGATCAGAAAGTCTTGATTCTGCATGGAGGGATCTCTGACACCACTGACCTCAACATTATTGCCCAGGCTGACAGGCACAAG TACGTTTCAACACTCAGGCCTCCCAAGAGGAGGTGGGTAGCTTCAGGTGGAAACTCGACGGCGGGCAGACACAAGGTCAACGGGAGGATGGACAACAGTCTGCAGAGGCACTGCTCCCTGGCCTACAACTCTCCCCTTAGGTCCCGTTACAACTTCCAGAGCCGTTCTATGCAGAACTTCTCCAGCAAGGTGAACCTGGCAGTGGAAGAGGAACTGAAGGAGCAGCGCCGGATGGCCGGCCTGAGCCAATCCTACCATGACCTCCGCAGCTCCCTCTCCTCTGACTCAGACTCCGACAACTACGAGACCTATGAGGATGACAGCAACGAGTGGAAACAG ATCGTGGACATGCTGTGGAGCGATCCCATGCCTCAAGATGGCTGCATCCCCAATGAGGTGCGTGGTGGGGGTTGTTACTGGGGCCCTGATGTAACAGAGAAGGTCCTGAGAAGACACAATCTGCAGCTGCTCATACGCTCACATGAGTGCAAGCAGGAAGGATATGAGTTCTGCCACAACCGCAAG GTGCTGACCATTTTTTCTGCCTCAAACTACTATGAGGTGGGCAGTAATAGAGGCGCCTACATCAGACTGGGTCCTGACTTGGTACCACATTTCATTCAATACCAAGCCAACCGTAGCACTCGAGAACTGACCCTCAGGCAAAG tgTGGGGGAGACAGAACGTTCAGCACTCAGAGCCCTGAGGGAGCAACTCTTCGCACACAAGTCGGACCTCCTTTATGCCTTTCAAGACTATGACACAGACAACACGG GGTGGATCTCACTAAAGCACTGGGCCACTGCAGTTGAGGCAGTGCTGCGACTGGGCCTGCCCTGGAGAGTGCTACGATCCCAACTGGTGACCACCACCCAGGACGGCATGCTGGACTATCAGGGTTGGCTGCGTGAACTCCCAATCACCGAACCCAAAACGGAG CTTGTTCAACAGAGCCTTCTTGAGACCATGTATAAGCAGCGCTCCAACCTTGAGACAATCTTCAGGATTATAGACTCAGACCACTCAG GACTCATCTCCTTTGAGGAATTCCGCCAGACATGGAAGCTGCTAAGCTCCCACCTGAAGATGGAGATAAGCGATGAGGCCATCTTGGACATGGCAGTGAGCATAGACTTCAACAAGGATGGGAGCATTGATATCAATGAGTTCATGGAGGCTTTCCGTTTGGTTGACAGGACTATGAACCTTCCTTCTGAACCCAACCACACAAAAACTGATGAATAA